A region from the Benincasa hispida cultivar B227 chromosome 8, ASM972705v1, whole genome shotgun sequence genome encodes:
- the LOC120083671 gene encoding vesicle-fusing ATPase produces MAGRFGLSSTAPATMIVTNTPAADLALTNLAYCSASDLQNYAVPGTKLFLALVGDSSVLSLSPHGSISSGYIALNAIQRRHARVSTGDRISVARFILPEDFNLALLRLDLEFVKKGSKSEQVDAVLLANQLRKRFINQIMTAGQRVSFEYHGTNYIFTVNQAVVEGQDTSNGVERGMISNDTYFVFETSNGSGIKIVNQREAASSNIFRQKEFNLQALGIGGLSEEFADIFRRAFASRVFPPHVTSKLGIKHVKGMLLYGPPGTGKTLIARQIGKMLNGREPKIVNGPEVLSKFVGETEKNVRDLFADAENDQRTHGDQSELHVIIFDEIDAICKARGSTRDGTGVHDSIVNQLLTKIDGVESLNNVLLIGMTNRKDLLDEALLRPGRLEVQVEISLPDENGRLQILQIHTNKMKENSFIAPDVNLQEIAARTKNYSGAEIEGVVKSAVSYALNRQLSLDDLTKPVDEESIKVTMDDFLNAVQEIVPAFGASTDDLERCRLNGMVDCGGRHKHIYERAMLLVEQVKVSKGSPLVTCLLEGPSGSGKTAMAATVGIDSEFPYVKIISAESMIGLLESTKCAQIVKVFEDAYKSPLSIIILDDIERLLEYVAIGPRFSNLMSQALMVLLKRLPPKGKKLLVIGTTSEVGFLDSVGICDAFSVTYHVPTLKTDDAKKVMQQLNVFAEDDVDAAAEAVSDMPIKKLYMLIEMAAQGERGGAAEAIYSGSQKIKISHFFDCLQDVVRY; encoded by the exons ATGGCGGGTCGGTTCGGCCTATCGTCAACTGCTCCGGCCACCATGATCGTTACCAATACACCGGCGGCGGACCTTGCACTCACTAATCTTGCTTACTGCTCCGCTTCTGATCTTCAAAACTATGCGGTCCCTGGCACTAAGCTCTTCCTTGCCTTGGTTGGCGATTCCTCTGTCCTCTCACTCTC TCCTCATGGAAGCATAAGCAGTGGCTATATTGCCTTAAATGCTATTCAACGTCGTCATGCTAGAGTTTCAACTGGGGACAGGATATCTGTGGCAAG ATTTATCCTGCCAGAGGATTTCAACCTGGCGCTACTTAGATTGGACTTGGAGTTTGTTAAAAAGGGTTCCAAAAGTGAGCAG gTCGATGCTGTTCTCTTGGCTAATCAACTGAGGAAGAGATTTATCAACCAG ATAATGACGGCAGGGCAAAGAGTTTCTTTCGAGTACCATGGTACTAACTATATCTTCACAGTTAATCAAGCTGTTGTTGAAGGGCAGGATACATCCAATGGTGTTGAAAGAGGGATGATTTCAAATGATACCTATTTTGTCTTTGAAACATCAAATGGAAGTGGAATAAAG ATTGTTAATCAACGTGAAGCTGCTAGTAGTAACATTTTTCGGCAAAAAGAATTTAATCTTCAAGCACTTGGCATTGGAGGATTAAGTGAAGAGTTTGCTGATATATTTCGAAGAGCTTTTGCCTCTCGTGTTTTTCCTCCGCATGTGACCAGCAA GTTGGGCATTAAACATGTAAAAGGAATGCTGCTTTATGGGCCACCTGGAACTGGCAAAACTCTTATTGCCCGTCAAATTGGAAAAATGTTGAATGGGAGAGAACCAAAG ATTGTCAATGGCCCTGAAGTGTTGAGCAAGTTCGTTGGTGAAACTGAAAAGAATGTGAGAGATCTTTTTGCTGATGCTGAGAATGATCAAAGGACCCACG GAGACCAAAGTGAGTTGCATGTCATAATCTTCGATGAAATTGATGCTATTTGTAAG GCAAGGGGATCAACTAGAGATGGAACTGGAGTTCATGACAGCATTGTCAACCAGTTACTCACGAAG ATTGATGGTGTAGAATCATTAAACAATGTGCTACTTATTGGCATGACGAACAGAAAGGACTTACTTGATGAAGCCCTTTTAAG ACCAGGTCGCTTGGAAGTTCAGGTTGAAATCAGCCTGCCAGACGAGAATGGCCGTTTACAGATTCTTCAAATTCATACtaacaaaatgaaagaaaattcttttattGCTCCTGACGTGAACCTCCAAGAAATTG CTGCTCGTACAAAGAACTACAGTGGTGCTGAAATTGAAGGGGTTGTGAAAAGTGCAGTATCATATGCCTTAAATAGACAATTAAGTCTTGATGATCTTACGAAGCCTGTTGATGAAGAGAGCATTAAGGTTACAATGGATGACTTTCTGAACGCAGTCCAAGAAATCGTTCCTGCTTTTGGTGCTTCAACAGATGACCTTGAAAGATGCAG GCTTAATGGTATGGTGGATTGTGGTGGACGACATAAGCACATTTATGAAAGAGCAATGTTACTTGTAGAGCAAGTTAAAGTGAGCAAGGGAAGTCCACTAGTTACTTGTCTTCTCGAAGGCCCAAGTGGCAG TGGCAAAACTGCAATGGCGGCTACTGTTGGCATCGACAGTGAGTTTCCATATGTCAAAATt ATATCAGCAGAATCAATGATTGGTCTTCTTGAGAGCACAAAATGCGCGCAGATTGTCAAG GTTTTTGAGGATGCATACAAGTCTCCATTGAGCATTATCATTCTTGACGACATTGAAAG ATTACTGGAATATGTTGCCATTGGTCCtcgtttttcaaatttgatgtcTCAAGCACTGATGGTTCTTCTCAAACGGCTTCCTCCCAAG GGTAAAAAGCTTCTGGTAATTGGAACAACTAGTGAAGTGGGCTTTTTAGATTCAGTTGGTATTTGTGATGCTTTCTCAGTCACCTACCATGTTCCAACATTGAAAACGGATGATGCAAAGAAG GTGATGCAACAACTGAATGTTTTTGCGGAGGATGATGTGGATGCTGCTGCCGAGGCTGTCAGTGAT ATGCCCATCAAGAAGCTGTACATGTTAATTGAGATGGCTGCTCAAGGTGAACGTGGTGGAGCAGCAGAAGCAATCTATTCTGGCTCACAGAAGATTAAGATCTCTCACTTTTTCGACTGCCTCCAGGATGTCGTCCGATACTAG